In Stomoxys calcitrans chromosome 2, idStoCalc2.1, whole genome shotgun sequence, the following proteins share a genomic window:
- the LOC106093463 gene encoding homeotic protein bicoid, whose amino-acid sequence MAQPPPDQNFYHPHPHPHAHPHPHPQLQLPPQFRNPFDLLFDERTGAINYNYIRPYIPNQLPKPDDLSDTLVMRRPRRTRTTFTSAQIAELEQHFLQGRYLTSSRLAELSAKLALGTAQVKIWFKNRRRRHKIQSDQQKEFSCDGMPMSPSVSTSIKTEAHGSAGSCGSNNSNGSSTSSSSSGGPPSLQSLNLNGNGTTTPNTLTPSPTPTTPTTNLMDHYGESAFNPYYYNNHHASHSSHHHNHHHHHHGHHSHASLSHPYTATANAAGAQYYPPPPPPSSLQHHQHQHQQQYHSPHPHQFQMQHKPQTTVIKEDPDYNFNNPYYMRMPSVAGRGNSAGSTTVEASSAMSPNSEVYEPLTPKNDDNASLCNGAGGANNVDVGDDLDETKTKLRVIVSSNANRTDDGCGNTNSIGNETSGSTAAISIMEECTGAFAKYQKMTSGDPNDPNYQCTMDTIMHAYTNHRSTSTNNQQFAYCFN is encoded by the exons CTTTTTGACGAACGTACTGGTGCAATCAACTATAATTATATACGTCCCTACATACCCAACCAACTTCCCAAACCAG ATGACCTTTCGGATACCCTGGTTATGCGCCGTCCTAGGCGCACCCGTACCACATTTACTAGTGCACAGATTGCTGAATTGGAACAACATTTCCTGCAAGGTCGTTATCTGACTTCATCACGGCTGGCTGAACTCTCAGCCAAGCTGGCATTGGGTACTGCACAGGTGAAGATTTGgtttaaaaatcgaagacgacgTCACAAAATTCAATCGGATCAACAAAAGGAATTCTCCTGTGATGGTATGCCCATGTCACCATCTGTTTCCACTAGTATCAAGACGGAAGCACATGGTAGTGCCGGTAGTTgtggcagcaacaacagcaatggATCCAGCACATCCTCATCGTCTTCAGGTGGCCCTCCCAGTTTACAATCGTTAAATTTGAATGGCAATGGAACAACGACTCCAAATACTTTAACGCCATCCCCAACGCCGACAACCCCAACTACAAATCTCATGGATCACTATGGCGAATCGGCCTTTAATCCATACTACTACAACAATCATCATGCATCGCATTCATCACATCaccataatcatcatcatcatcatcatggtcATCACTCCCATGCCTCATTGAGTCATCCGTATACCGCTACGGCCAATGCTGCCGGAGCTCAATACTATCCGCCACCACCTCCACCCAGCAGTCTGCAACATCATCAGcatcaacaccaacaacaatatcACAGTCCACATCCCCATCAATTTCAGATGCAACACAAACCCCAGACGACAGTGATCAAAGAAGACCCCGATTATAATTTCAATAATCCCTACTACATGCGTATGCCATCAGTGGCTGGGCGTGGTAATTCAGCAGGATCGACGACGGTGGAGGCATCTAGTGCTATGTCACCGAATTCTGAAGTCTACGAACCACTAACCCCCAAAAATGATGACAATGCCAGCCTGTGTAATGGCGCTGGAGGAGCTAATAATGTCGATGTTGGTGACGATCTGGATGAGACCAAGACAAAATTACGG GTTATTGTATCCAGTAATGCAAACCGTACTGACGATGGTTGTGGCAATACCAATTCAATCGGCAACGAAACTTCCGGCTCCACAGCGGCCATTAGCATCATGGAGGAATGTACTGGGGCCTTtgccaaatatcaaaaaatgactTCCGGTGATCCCAATGATCCCAACTATCAGTGTACGATGGATACGATAATGCATGCGTATACTAATCATCGTAGTACATCTACTAATAATCAACAATTTGCCTATTGTTTTAATTAA